The following coding sequences are from one Halobacteriovorax sp. JY17 window:
- a CDS encoding fibrinogen-like YCDxxxxGGGW domain-containing protein yields MKNYNLIFTLLFTFSLNSNAINTVATGFQVAPDEIKTIVAHGLCKKVWNTSSTAEFIATKTSPEWLNFIANHPTELTVRSCQANCSNLQKMGITTSGIYNFDFDDAGPIAPLDIYCDMTNDGGGWTKVFKHNTAGGYFSSLTDAKSKNVTAPNGNLYSILDKMDALKSAHGLTFRYRDTTNGNQNIWFQRSNPVYDTKVMGYRPIEIENSSNYWAGLENGNRLSNGRNNTNKSLLDGSVEHSNWWYSVGATVAHSGNIPAFNSVSTDEVELFVHTGGLKPMSCSHIVELGDQKGDGIYTIYPDQVNALNVYCDMTTLDGGWTLFYANAADPAMPVKKSFKEFRDENYGLSVTAGNYTSPNTVGMLNARDFPATTQVMAKDIGNWTSDMYGVLSFNHNGIFQDFVQEKLANSDDSCNNLPGAQNFFYETSNGAGFYFDKAHDYGVGSFGWFDCFASPPAQTASATDVEDYTRHFIYSTGDSTDTQRVRGVAGWNSGDANVKARYFIRDKLDRPQSCMDILLSGESKGSGTYTIYPRGSAITVECDMTTHGGGWTKVWHGYPTEAYVNSTANESYSRSNKIPFNEMMMKGENTGETVVDQTMETAYLDDTIVGYYQSVIAQADAASPTVSFHDFEGNQDVKLVGGNFLRGYGNIWRYFWTCINVSSSSNIYTGGGYAPGCKSRATFNTASISTCVSTNNDYCSNAFDSTEIDSGLGLTLKQYQETSTWVRSLPSMTSCRDILDQNYSHGSDVYLIDPDGPEGSNPPFKTYCDMETDGGGWTLTWSNTREGTNKPVTNLSYSDAVNTLPRCSRPASSNALDSSGNCSYISLSTMPYSDSKYVNYFLGLKHWDNIAQDDDFELMYQWEYAYNVGITNSYKADITNFNPADNYRLTMHNYQTLLGGVISPHSTTHNGEQLTTMDADNDNHASNCATLYSNTPFWYDACWSGNINGGGEGSDNSTFHYNGAYYTGSATQWGTTSNGQGAGNGWFFIREKKSKNFPKNCQDILERNPDATSGVYSIDISPGSPDTRQMVYCDMENDGGGWTLLFSHNISGGYWTDATQANALGNLNPNPNLAKYSLLNHIKYLRSDGKFTFKMEWPGNANVNIWSQTTDPSIDQPVAGYQAISVDSTGSYWGGLERNCTAGCTSSFADGSVGASSGSTWWYAIGSYADYGGGSMPGPSMTPVPHVLLWIK; encoded by the coding sequence ATGAAAAACTATAACTTGATATTCACTCTCCTATTTACCTTCTCGCTAAACTCAAATGCAATCAATACTGTTGCAACAGGGTTTCAAGTTGCTCCTGACGAAATTAAAACTATTGTTGCTCATGGACTCTGTAAGAAAGTTTGGAATACAAGCTCAACTGCTGAATTTATTGCAACGAAGACCTCCCCTGAATGGTTGAATTTCATCGCCAACCACCCAACAGAGTTAACAGTGAGATCTTGTCAGGCCAATTGTTCTAATCTTCAAAAAATGGGAATTACAACATCAGGAATTTATAATTTTGATTTTGATGATGCAGGCCCTATTGCCCCTTTAGATATTTACTGTGATATGACTAATGATGGTGGTGGTTGGACAAAAGTTTTTAAACACAATACAGCTGGCGGTTATTTTTCAAGTCTTACAGATGCTAAGAGCAAGAACGTTACTGCCCCCAATGGAAACCTCTACTCAATCCTAGATAAAATGGACGCTCTTAAAAGTGCCCATGGTCTAACCTTTAGATATAGAGATACAACAAATGGAAACCAAAATATTTGGTTTCAAAGAAGTAATCCAGTCTATGACACAAAAGTAATGGGCTATCGCCCGATTGAAATTGAGAATTCAAGTAATTACTGGGCGGGACTAGAGAATGGGAATAGGCTTTCAAATGGAAGAAATAATACCAACAAGTCCCTACTAGACGGATCTGTTGAGCATTCAAATTGGTGGTATAGTGTTGGAGCGACAGTTGCTCATAGTGGAAATATACCTGCCTTTAATTCAGTAAGTACTGATGAGGTTGAACTCTTTGTTCACACTGGCGGTTTAAAACCAATGAGCTGTTCTCATATTGTTGAACTTGGAGATCAAAAGGGAGATGGAATCTATACCATTTACCCTGATCAAGTGAATGCTTTAAATGTCTACTGTGATATGACGACTCTAGACGGTGGCTGGACTCTCTTCTATGCCAATGCTGCTGATCCAGCAATGCCAGTAAAGAAATCATTTAAAGAATTTCGAGATGAAAATTACGGTCTGTCTGTTACGGCAGGAAACTATACTTCACCCAATACTGTCGGAATGTTAAACGCAAGAGACTTCCCTGCCACAACACAAGTAATGGCCAAAGATATTGGGAATTGGACTTCCGATATGTATGGAGTTCTCTCGTTTAATCATAATGGTATTTTTCAAGATTTCGTTCAAGAAAAGTTAGCAAACTCAGATGACTCTTGTAACAACCTTCCGGGGGCGCAGAACTTCTTCTATGAAACAAGTAATGGAGCAGGCTTCTATTTTGATAAAGCTCACGACTATGGAGTAGGAAGCTTCGGCTGGTTTGACTGCTTTGCCTCTCCTCCTGCTCAAACTGCGTCTGCCACAGATGTCGAAGATTATACGAGGCACTTTATCTATAGCACAGGAGACTCTACTGATACGCAAAGAGTTCGTGGAGTTGCCGGATGGAACTCTGGTGATGCCAATGTAAAAGCTCGATACTTTATAAGAGATAAATTAGACAGGCCGCAAAGCTGTATGGATATTCTCTTAAGTGGAGAATCTAAGGGCTCTGGGACTTATACTATTTATCCAAGAGGAAGTGCTATTACTGTCGAATGTGACATGACCACTCATGGAGGAGGATGGACTAAAGTCTGGCACGGTTACCCAACAGAGGCCTACGTAAATTCGACAGCAAATGAAAGCTATTCAAGATCAAATAAAATACCTTTCAACGAAATGATGATGAAGGGGGAAAACACAGGTGAAACAGTTGTTGATCAAACTATGGAAACTGCTTATCTTGACGATACAATTGTCGGCTACTACCAGAGTGTTATCGCTCAAGCAGATGCAGCTTCTCCAACTGTGAGCTTCCATGACTTTGAGGGTAATCAAGATGTGAAACTTGTAGGCGGAAACTTCTTAAGAGGTTACGGAAATATTTGGCGCTACTTTTGGACATGTATTAACGTAAGCTCATCATCAAATATCTATACAGGTGGAGGCTATGCACCCGGCTGTAAATCACGAGCTACCTTCAACACCGCTTCTATTAGTACATGTGTGAGCACGAATAACGATTATTGCTCCAATGCCTTTGATAGCACTGAGATCGATAGTGGACTAGGTCTTACTCTTAAACAATACCAAGAAACTTCAACATGGGTAAGATCTCTTCCTTCCATGACTTCATGCCGAGACATTCTCGATCAAAACTACTCTCACGGCAGTGATGTCTACCTTATTGATCCAGATGGACCAGAAGGAAGTAATCCTCCATTTAAAACTTACTGCGATATGGAAACTGATGGCGGAGGCTGGACACTCACCTGGTCAAATACGCGGGAAGGAACAAACAAACCAGTCACAAACTTATCTTATTCTGACGCTGTCAACACACTTCCAAGGTGCTCTAGACCGGCCTCATCAAATGCATTAGACTCTTCGGGAAATTGCTCTTACATCTCTCTCTCAACTATGCCTTATAGTGATTCTAAGTATGTTAATTACTTCTTAGGACTCAAGCACTGGGATAATATAGCTCAAGACGATGATTTTGAACTCATGTATCAATGGGAATACGCCTATAACGTGGGTATTACAAATTCTTATAAAGCAGACATTACAAACTTTAACCCTGCAGATAATTATCGACTCACAATGCATAATTATCAAACACTTCTTGGAGGAGTAATCTCTCCCCACAGCACTACTCACAATGGAGAGCAGCTTACAACAATGGACGCCGACAATGATAATCATGCAAGCAACTGTGCGACGCTCTATTCAAATACTCCTTTTTGGTATGATGCTTGCTGGTCTGGAAATATTAATGGAGGAGGAGAAGGTAGTGATAATAGTACTTTTCACTACAACGGAGCCTACTACACTGGCTCGGCAACACAATGGGGAACAACGAGTAATGGACAAGGAGCCGGAAACGGATGGTTCTTCATCAGAGAAAAGAAAAGTAAGAACTTTCCTAAAAATTGCCAAGATATTTTAGAAAGAAATCCTGACGCAACTTCAGGAGTCTACTCGATTGATATTTCACCTGGCTCACCTGATACTAGACAAATGGTTTACTGTGACATGGAAAATGACGGAGGGGGATGGACCCTACTCTTTAGCCATAATATTAGTGGAGGGTACTGGACAGATGCAACCCAAGCGAATGCTCTTGGAAATCTAAACCCCAATCCTAATCTTGCAAAGTATTCCCTACTCAATCACATAAAGTACTTGCGCTCAGATGGTAAATTTACTTTTAAAATGGAGTGGCCAGGAAATGCGAATGTTAATATTTGGTCACAGACAACCGATCCTTCAATAGATCAGCCCGTAGCTGGTTATCAAGCAATAAGTGTAGATTCGACAGGCTCCTATTGGGGAGGTCTTGAGAGAAATTGTACAGCAGGTTGTACTTCTTCCTTTGCAGATGGCTCAGTGGGCGCCTCATCAGGCTCCACTTGGTGGTATGCGATTGGTTCTTATGCTGATTATGGTGGAGGCTCAATGCCAGGGCCAAGTATGACCCCAGTCCCTCACGTTCTACTTTGGATTAAGTAG